One Thalassotalea atypica DNA window includes the following coding sequences:
- a CDS encoding response regulator, whose amino-acid sequence MSKFIFKDEPTDSGRQPAKKVVKYWRILIIDDDESVHQVTKLVLADSEIEGRKLKLVSVYSKKEAIELLSEDQDFCMAFVDVVMETDHAGLELVEWIRQELKNQSIRLVLRTGQAGTAPEAKVIKEFDINDYKEKTDFTSGKMVTTVYAGIRAYRDIMTIQRSLDAFKRLINATHNLLQVNQLKQFGSAALNHLLTLMDIDSSALYIARNQIDFNQETSNMIIACTGKYVSESNCLESSQIDNDVKKLISKTFERKSHYSDEGCFIGYYETATNASSVLYIEFEDDNENFRTNLAELYATNVALILEGLSNKNEIERTQKELINIVSEAVEARGKENSAHVQRVASICEIFGNKLELSQPFIDALKLAAPLHDIGKIAIPEHILQKSGELNAEEWQIMQTHAESGAHLLSKSTASISKLGARLAHYHHENWDGSGYPEGLCGEEIPLEARIMAIADVFDTLGSKRCYQEIWQDDNIKEFIASQRGKKFEPRLVDIFIEHYHEFINIRALMPDD is encoded by the coding sequence ATGAGTAAATTTATATTCAAAGATGAACCAACAGATTCAGGACGTCAACCAGCCAAAAAAGTAGTGAAATACTGGCGGATATTGATCATCGATGATGATGAGTCTGTGCATCAAGTCACTAAACTTGTACTGGCTGACTCTGAAATCGAAGGCCGCAAACTTAAACTTGTTTCCGTGTATTCTAAAAAAGAAGCGATAGAGTTACTTTCAGAGGACCAGGACTTTTGCATGGCGTTTGTTGATGTAGTCATGGAAACCGATCATGCAGGATTAGAGTTGGTCGAGTGGATTAGACAAGAACTCAAAAATCAATCTATTCGATTGGTTTTACGTACAGGTCAAGCAGGCACAGCGCCTGAAGCTAAAGTTATTAAAGAGTTTGATATAAATGACTACAAAGAAAAAACAGATTTTACTTCTGGGAAAATGGTAACAACGGTATATGCGGGCATTCGTGCCTACCGCGATATTATGACTATACAACGTAGTTTAGATGCTTTCAAAAGGCTGATTAATGCCACTCACAATTTATTGCAAGTGAATCAACTTAAACAATTTGGCTCTGCTGCTTTAAATCATTTACTTACCTTGATGGATATTGACAGCTCTGCATTGTATATCGCTAGAAATCAGATCGATTTTAATCAAGAGACTAGCAACATGATTATTGCATGCACGGGTAAGTATGTTTCTGAATCCAATTGTTTAGAAAGCTCTCAAATAGATAATGATGTTAAAAAATTGATCTCCAAAACATTTGAGCGAAAGAGTCATTATTCTGATGAAGGGTGTTTTATTGGCTATTATGAAACAGCTACCAATGCCAGCTCTGTACTTTATATTGAATTTGAAGATGATAATGAGAATTTTAGAACCAATCTAGCTGAGCTCTATGCAACTAATGTAGCACTCATACTTGAAGGTTTGTCTAATAAAAACGAAATAGAGCGTACACAAAAAGAGTTAATAAACATCGTAAGTGAGGCTGTTGAAGCGCGAGGCAAAGAAAATAGCGCTCACGTTCAACGAGTTGCATCAATTTGTGAAATATTCGGTAATAAACTTGAGTTATCTCAACCATTTATTGATGCGTTAAAGTTGGCCGCGCCATTACATGATATTGGGAAAATAGCAATCCCAGAGCATATTTTGCAAAAATCAGGAGAATTAAACGCCGAGGAGTGGCAAATCATGCAAACTCATGCAGAGTCCGGAGCTCATTTACTTTCTAAGTCTACTGCAAGTATTTCAAAGTTAGGTGCAAGATTGGCACATTATCATCATGAAAATTGGGACGGCTCAGGTTACCCTGAAGGTCTTTGTGGGGAAGAAATACCTCTAGAGGCTCGTATTATGGCTATTGCCGACGTTTTTGACACCTTAGGCTCTAAACGGTGCTATCAAGAAATATGGCAAGACGATAATATCAAAGAGTTTATTGCTTCACAGCGCGGTAAGAAATTTGAACCGCGTTTGGTTGATATATTTATTGAGCATTATCATGAGTTTATTAATATACGTGCATTGATGCCCGACGACTAA
- a CDS encoding DUF4136 domain-containing protein, whose product MKKIKLVTLIALFTFVVSCTTTHQAKVDFDRNENVQTAEYKTFAWLKDTKILAAPVDMNPVMKARIDDAIETAFINKGYSLVANAENADFTISYTLGNRDKIKVDSFPTTYRAGFGWGRGYYGNIGVGHETHVRSYSEGKLAIDVFDVKTKAPVWHGWAVKRISSKNKENPGRSIQPVVEQVVSQFN is encoded by the coding sequence ATGAAAAAAATTAAACTAGTGACCTTAATTGCGTTGTTTACATTCGTGGTTAGTTGTACTACAACCCATCAAGCAAAAGTAGACTTTGATCGCAATGAAAATGTTCAAACAGCAGAGTATAAAACCTTTGCTTGGCTTAAAGACACTAAAATACTAGCGGCACCTGTTGATATGAATCCGGTGATGAAAGCGAGAATTGATGATGCCATTGAAACGGCATTTATAAATAAGGGTTATAGCTTAGTGGCTAATGCTGAAAATGCTGATTTTACTATTTCATACACTTTGGGCAATCGCGATAAGATAAAAGTGGATTCATTTCCCACTACCTATCGCGCCGGTTTTGGTTGGGGTAGAGGATATTATGGCAACATTGGTGTTGGCCATGAAACGCATGTACGTAGTTACTCGGAAGGTAAATTGGCTATTGATGTTTTCGATGTAAAAACCAAAGCGCCTGTGTGGCATGGATGGGCAGTTAAGCGTATTAGCTCTAAAAATAAAGAAAATCCAGGTCGCTCGATTCAACCTGTAGTTGAGCAGGTAGTTAGCCAATTTAATTAA
- a CDS encoding acetolactate synthase 3 large subunit, whose product MTTELFTGAQMVVKALAALEVKYIFGYPGGSVLDIYDAIFQQDSVEHILVRHEQAATHMADGYTRATGEVGVVLATSGPGATNCVTGIATAYMDSIPMVVLSGQVATSLIGDDAFQETDIVGCSRPIVKHSFNCRRVEDIPNVIAKAFYIAKTGRPGPVVIELPKDILIPENTAKFSIDTNVKMRSYNPSAKGHPKQIRKAVKTIKEAKQLVVYTGGGIILADASELLTELVEKLNAPITNTLMGLGGISGTHKNFIGMLGMHGSLEANKAMANADVILALGARFDDRVTNNVKKFCPDATIIHVDIDPTSISKTINAHVPVVGLVDKVMRQLIDELDSSEFEPNQTALDHWWAKINEWRAVKSNSYQTDGEKIKPQQVVETMYQITNGEAYVCSDVGQHQMFAAQYYPFAKPRQWINSGGLGTMGFGLPAAMGVKLAFPDSHVICITGDGSIQMNIQELSTCLQYNLPVVIVSLNNRSLGMVRQWQDMIYGGRHSSSYMESLPDFVKLAESYGHVGIQINHKDELDEKLNEAFAIKNKLVFVDILVDEKEHVYPMQIRHGAVDEMWIKKGVKA is encoded by the coding sequence ATGACCACGGAATTATTTACTGGGGCACAAATGGTGGTAAAAGCCTTAGCTGCGCTAGAGGTTAAATACATCTTCGGCTATCCAGGTGGATCTGTATTGGATATATACGATGCCATATTTCAACAAGACAGTGTCGAACATATTCTCGTTCGCCACGAGCAGGCTGCTACACATATGGCAGATGGTTACACAAGAGCTACAGGCGAAGTCGGTGTTGTACTCGCGACCTCTGGTCCTGGTGCCACTAACTGTGTAACGGGGATTGCCACGGCCTACATGGATTCTATTCCGATGGTGGTTTTGTCTGGGCAAGTTGCAACTAGTTTAATCGGCGACGATGCATTTCAGGAAACGGATATTGTCGGATGTTCACGCCCAATAGTTAAACACAGCTTTAATTGCCGACGAGTTGAAGATATCCCTAACGTAATAGCTAAAGCGTTTTATATCGCCAAAACCGGCCGACCTGGTCCTGTCGTTATCGAGTTACCTAAAGATATTCTAATCCCTGAAAATACTGCTAAATTTAGCATAGACACCAATGTTAAAATGCGCTCTTACAACCCTTCAGCTAAAGGGCACCCAAAACAGATCAGAAAAGCGGTCAAAACAATTAAGGAAGCAAAACAGCTCGTAGTTTATACCGGAGGCGGCATTATCTTAGCCGATGCGTCTGAATTACTAACCGAGTTAGTTGAAAAACTGAATGCACCAATCACTAACACCTTAATGGGATTAGGCGGTATTTCGGGCACACATAAAAACTTCATTGGTATGTTAGGCATGCATGGCAGCTTAGAGGCTAACAAAGCCATGGCAAATGCCGATGTTATTTTAGCACTTGGTGCACGATTTGATGATCGAGTGACAAATAACGTTAAAAAGTTCTGTCCAGATGCCACCATCATTCACGTTGACATAGACCCGACATCCATTTCAAAAACAATTAATGCTCATGTCCCTGTTGTTGGCCTAGTCGATAAGGTGATGAGACAACTTATTGACGAGCTTGATAGCAGTGAGTTCGAACCAAACCAAACCGCATTAGACCACTGGTGGGCTAAAATTAACGAGTGGCGCGCGGTTAAAAGCAACAGCTATCAAACTGACGGTGAAAAAATCAAGCCACAACAAGTAGTTGAAACCATGTACCAGATCACCAACGGTGAAGCCTATGTTTGCTCAGATGTTGGCCAACACCAAATGTTTGCTGCACAATACTACCCGTTTGCCAAACCAAGACAATGGATAAACTCAGGTGGCTTAGGCACCATGGGCTTTGGTTTGCCGGCAGCCATGGGGGTGAAATTGGCATTTCCTGATAGCCATGTTATTTGTATTACCGGTGATGGTTCAATTCAAATGAACATCCAAGAGTTATCGACATGTCTACAATACAACTTACCTGTGGTCATTGTATCGTTGAATAATCGCTCGCTAGGCATGGTACGACAGTGGCAAGACATGATCTACGGTGGCCGTCACTCTTCCTCATACATGGAGTCCTTACCTGACTTTGTTAAACTGGCTGAAAGCTATGGCCATGTAGGTATTCAGATCAATCACAAAGACGAGCTAGATGAGAAATTAAACGAAGCCTTTGCTATCAAGAATAAATTAGTGTTCGTCGACATTTTAGTTGACGAAAAAGAACACGTTTATCCGATGCAAATTCGCCATGGTGCGGTTGATGAAATGTGGATCAAAAAAGGAGTGAAAGCATAA
- the ilvN gene encoding acetolactate synthase small subunit, whose translation MRRILAILLENEPGSLSRIVGLFSQRAFNIESLTVAPTEDASLSRITIATVGDDKVLEQIVKQVNKLIDVIKISDITERKHVERELLLIKLLAMNDKSRTEVKRITDIFRGSIIDIGKQVYTVQLTGDADKLNAFIEAMSNETEIIEAVRSGCVGIARGEKALRV comes from the coding sequence ATGCGCCGTATTTTAGCGATATTATTAGAAAATGAACCGGGCAGCTTATCACGTATTGTAGGCCTGTTTTCTCAACGTGCTTTTAACATTGAGAGTTTAACAGTAGCACCTACAGAAGATGCCAGTTTATCTCGTATCACCATTGCTACAGTTGGTGACGACAAAGTGCTGGAGCAAATCGTTAAGCAGGTAAACAAACTAATTGATGTGATCAAAATATCAGACATTACAGAGCGTAAACACGTAGAACGAGAATTATTGTTGATCAAGTTATTAGCGATGAATGACAAATCACGTACGGAAGTTAAGCGCATTACTGATATTTTCAGAGGTTCAATTATTGACATAGGTAAACAAGTTTATACGGTACAATTAACAGGTGATGCCGACAAGCTCAATGCCTTTATTGAAGCGATGTCGAATGAAACCGAGATTATTGAAGCAGTGCGCTCTGGTTGTGTTGGTATTGCAAGAGGTGAAAAAGCCCTACGCGTATAA
- a CDS encoding DUF2007 domain-containing protein, producing MKLVYSNESSMLVGNIRNLLQLSGIDVITKNEFANGAVGDLSAFDAWIELWVAEDMVIKAQQIIQDAEVKKTNCDWFCPKCKEPNGANFETCWCCQHEQT from the coding sequence ATGAAACTGGTATACAGTAATGAAAGTTCAATGCTCGTCGGCAACATCAGAAATTTGCTGCAACTTAGCGGCATTGATGTCATCACAAAGAATGAATTTGCCAATGGCGCAGTCGGTGATTTGTCAGCATTTGACGCTTGGATTGAACTATGGGTGGCAGAAGATATGGTGATAAAAGCTCAACAAATCATACAAGACGCTGAAGTAAAAAAGACTAATTGTGATTGGTTTTGTCCAAAATGTAAGGAGCCTAACGGTGCTAATTTTGAAACCTGTTGGTGTTGTCAACATGAGCAAACATGA
- a CDS encoding GNAT family N-acetyltransferase, whose amino-acid sequence MNIKFTLAPKHNKASIKRFYRQQNYNARFKGLDYCFIATIDDDIIGCLIISQLIPHNHQLLLHGLVTHNQQQGLGVASQLLEFSVFYMKKTNSESTSELFCFADESLSDFYSKSGFSMVDACLLNEELGHRYSAYKKYNKALVIFKIIT is encoded by the coding sequence ATGAACATTAAATTTACGCTAGCTCCTAAACACAACAAAGCATCAATTAAACGTTTTTATCGACAGCAGAATTACAATGCACGTTTTAAAGGACTCGACTATTGTTTTATTGCAACTATCGATGATGACATTATTGGTTGCTTAATTATCAGCCAACTCATACCTCACAATCATCAGTTATTGCTGCACGGATTGGTTACGCATAACCAACAACAAGGGTTAGGCGTTGCAAGCCAACTCCTTGAATTTTCAGTTTTTTATATGAAGAAAACAAACAGCGAATCAACCAGTGAGTTGTTTTGCTTTGCAGACGAGTCGCTATCAGACTTTTACTCAAAAAGTGGCTTTTCTATGGTGGATGCCTGTCTGCTCAATGAAGAATTAGGTCATAGATACAGCGCCTACAAGAAATACAATAAAGCGCTAGTTATCTTTAAAATTATCACTTAA
- a CDS encoding SIR2 family NAD-dependent protein deacylase, with translation MKRLVVLSGAGMSAESGINTFRDADGLWEGHDVMDVASPEGWHANSQLVLDFYNQRRRQLIQVKPNLGHQVLKQLEQQFDVTIITQNVDDLHERAGSSTVIHLHGELLKAQSTRDSNLVYPWVKDIKWGDCCELGGQLRPFIVWFGEQVPMLDCAIELVSQADIVIIIGTSMQVYPAASLAGFASKDCSIYYLDPKPAVNDAVAQLSNLTIIKQTAVKGLPVLTKKLSDNFKDN, from the coding sequence ATGAAACGATTGGTTGTATTGTCCGGTGCAGGAATGAGCGCTGAAAGTGGTATTAATACATTTAGGGACGCTGACGGCCTGTGGGAAGGGCACGACGTTATGGACGTTGCATCTCCAGAGGGCTGGCACGCCAATTCACAATTAGTACTCGACTTCTATAATCAACGTAGACGCCAACTTATTCAGGTAAAGCCTAACTTAGGTCACCAAGTATTAAAACAACTTGAGCAGCAGTTTGACGTTACTATTATTACTCAGAACGTCGACGATTTACATGAGCGAGCGGGTAGTTCTACTGTCATTCATTTGCATGGCGAACTGTTAAAAGCACAAAGCACGCGAGATTCGAATTTGGTTTACCCTTGGGTTAAAGATATAAAGTGGGGTGATTGCTGTGAATTGGGCGGACAGTTGCGCCCATTTATCGTTTGGTTTGGTGAACAGGTTCCTATGTTAGACTGCGCCATTGAACTTGTTTCACAAGCCGATATCGTAATAATTATTGGTACATCCATGCAAGTGTACCCGGCAGCAAGTTTAGCGGGATTTGCTTCAAAAGATTGCTCTATCTACTACCTTGATCCAAAACCTGCGGTCAATGACGCGGTCGCACAGTTATCAAATTTGACGATAATTAAGCAAACGGCGGTCAAAGGATTGCCTGTGTTAACTAAAAAATTAAGTGATAATTTTAAAGATAACTAG
- a CDS encoding class I SAM-dependent methyltransferase, whose translation MKNLALVLMFCCSFAFSSSAADLIFKPNERHANDIQRDNSSKGAEVVGLAGIKPGMKVFDLLGGGGYYSEIISDVVGAEGRVYLHNNQAYMPWIEKELVARLANNRLPNVQRFDKETEDLGLKKQSFDAMFYILGYHDIYHQVEGWKIDKDSFLPQITSAIKPGGKLVIVDHSAKPGSGIEFSQELHRIDVEYVKKEVASLGFKLVVDSNILANPRDERTISPFKPEMRRKTDRFVLIFEKG comes from the coding sequence ATGAAAAACCTAGCACTAGTATTAATGTTCTGTTGTTCTTTTGCTTTTTCTTCTTCTGCAGCCGATCTGATATTTAAACCAAACGAGCGGCATGCCAATGACATTCAACGAGACAATTCAAGTAAAGGGGCGGAGGTTGTTGGCCTTGCAGGCATTAAACCTGGCATGAAAGTCTTTGATCTATTGGGCGGCGGAGGCTATTACAGTGAAATTATTAGTGATGTAGTTGGCGCTGAAGGTCGTGTTTATTTACATAATAACCAAGCGTATATGCCGTGGATTGAAAAGGAATTGGTAGCGCGCTTAGCAAACAATCGTTTACCCAATGTTCAACGCTTCGATAAAGAGACTGAAGATTTAGGCCTGAAAAAACAAAGCTTTGATGCGATGTTTTATATACTTGGTTACCATGACATTTATCACCAAGTTGAAGGTTGGAAAATTGATAAAGATAGTTTTTTGCCTCAAATAACCTCTGCAATTAAACCCGGTGGTAAATTAGTAATTGTCGATCACTCGGCAAAACCTGGAAGCGGTATTGAATTTTCACAAGAGCTTCATCGAATTGATGTCGAATACGTTAAAAAAGAAGTTGCTAGTTTGGGGTTTAAGCTGGTGGTTGACTCAAACATATTAGCGAATCCGAGAGATGAACGTACTATTTCTCCATTTAAACCAGAAATGCGACGTAAGACAGATCGCTTTGTTCTTATCTTTGAAAAAGGCTAA